In Paenibacillus sp. G2S3, a single window of DNA contains:
- a CDS encoding metallophosphoesterase codes for MKIQSSGASPNKNNNLSGKDTHSSGSVRRSKGKTTMTRRQFLVRGAATVIGAGLLTSGYAWQGEPNWIEITKLKLSFKDLPSAFSGMKVVHFSDTHLGFNKDARDLARLAERIAKAEPDLICFTGDIVDSNPEDLVDAIPVLSELSAPLGKYAVLGNHDFKNTKRLIELLTSAGFRVLRNESYLLKRGGAVIAVTGLDDLLHGEPDPVKALSGVPAGTFTVLMMHEPDYADIAQAHSFHLQLSGHSHGGQIRLPFVGAPFTPYGSQKYINGLYYTDTKRMPVYVNRGFGETVIPFRFLCRPELTVLTLHHSSDE; via the coding sequence ATGAAGATACAATCGTCTGGGGCTTCTCCCAATAAGAACAATAACCTTTCGGGTAAAGACACCCACTCTAGCGGCTCTGTACGTCGATCTAAGGGCAAGACAACAATGACCCGCCGACAATTCCTTGTTCGAGGTGCGGCTACTGTAATCGGCGCAGGCTTGCTTACAAGTGGTTATGCTTGGCAAGGGGAGCCGAACTGGATTGAGATTACTAAGCTGAAGCTGTCTTTCAAAGATCTTCCTTCTGCTTTTTCAGGCATGAAGGTTGTCCATTTCAGTGATACTCACCTTGGGTTTAATAAGGATGCCCGTGATTTGGCTCGGCTTGCAGAGCGTATAGCTAAGGCAGAACCAGATCTTATATGCTTTACAGGGGACATCGTAGACAGCAACCCTGAGGATCTTGTAGACGCCATACCTGTATTGTCAGAGCTGAGTGCTCCACTAGGGAAATATGCGGTGTTAGGCAACCATGATTTCAAGAATACGAAACGGCTTATAGAGTTGCTTACTTCTGCTGGTTTCCGGGTGCTAAGGAATGAATCTTATCTTCTAAAAAGAGGCGGAGCAGTCATAGCTGTGACAGGACTGGATGATCTGCTGCATGGAGAGCCTGACCCTGTGAAGGCCCTCAGTGGCGTGCCTGCAGGAACCTTTACCGTTCTGATGATGCATGAACCGGATTATGCTGATATAGCACAGGCTCATTCATTTCACCTACAACTATCCGGGCACAGCCATGGGGGACAAATTCGTTTGCCGTTTGTAGGTGCGCCATTCACCCCTTATGGATCCCAAAAATACATAAATGGATTGTATTATACAGATACCAAGCGTATGCCAGTGTATGTGAATAGAGGCTTTGGTGAAACGGTCATTCCTTTTCGTTTTCTCTGTAGACCTGAATTAACGGTGCTAACATTGCACCATTCATCGGATGAATAG